From Solanum stenotomum isolate F172 chromosome 2, ASM1918654v1, whole genome shotgun sequence:
CAGCTTTAATAGACAAAATCAGTTCAGAACCAGGATTTTTAAACCACCATGTTCCGTTTGAAAAGGCTAAAATGCGCAAGTTACTTATCCCTAAATTCAAAACAACTTTTGGTTTTGAAGCTTCTAAGGTTCTAAAGGGACTTGGTGTCACTTCGCCTTTCTCTAGTGGTGGCCTCACTGAGATGGTGGATTCCGCGTTAGGTGGCAGGTTGTTTGTTTCACAGATTTTTCACAAGTCGTTCATTGAGGTAAATGAAGAAGGAACCGAAGCTGCAGCTGTTACAGCTAGTGTGGTAATGACTAAGTCCTTGATAATTGAGAAGGAAATCGACTTTGTTGCTGACCATCCATTCCTGTTCCTTATAAGAGACGACGCTACTGGTGTTGTGTTGTTCATAGGGAGCGTGCTGAATCCTCTAGCTGGTTAATTAGACCATATTGCATGATTATATAAAACTTTGTAAAGGACAGTTTACGGTTTCCTCACTTGTGTTTCTGTTTGATGAGAGATGCTATGTATCTAAATAAACAGTATTACTTAATGATAATCTATATGTCTAATGCATATTAAAAATTATCCTTAAAGTAACATGtcattttctctttcttgtACTCGTTCTTCTTTAGATATTATATACCTTAACATCCACCTGGACCTTGAAGCTGATTTGATCAAAACAACTTaataactaaaatgaaaaataacacGAAAGTCTGTTGACTAGAGGAGTTGATTTTTCATATGGTCACTTAACCGATAATTATTATCTCAGATAATCACTTTCTTggttgaaaaaaaattggaatatGTGATTTCCTGAGATAATAATTGTTATTTGAGTGACTCAAATCCTTAAATAGAGATGCAAAATGTCACCAttatgtgcttcggaaacaacAGGTTGATAACTCTGAAGTCAACCCCTGGTGGGACATGCTCTACTTTCCTTCTCCGTGCTATTTTGGTGTTGTTTCCATCTAACAGCTTCTGTTGGTCCCAATCAATCAACATTGACCATATAATAATTGATTTTTGTTGTGGAAAGTCAGTGCTACTCGTTCCTTCCATTGATTACTTCCTGTGTACTGAATCAATTCCTGTATAGTATATAAATTCTTGCAAAGCTTTCAGCCTTGTGATCATTCATTCTACTCACTAAGcctccttcttcttctacttgttCGTGTGCAAATATGGATCTTCACGAGTCAATCTCCAGCCAGACGGATATTTCTTTCATGCTTGCTAAGCATGTTTTCTCCAACGCAGTTAAAGGCCATACCAACCTGGTGCTTTCTCCTCTCTCAATTCAAATAGTTCTTGGCCTTATTGCTGCTGGTTCTAATGGACCTACTCAGGATCAGCTACTCTCTTTCCTCAAGTCCAAATCCATTGATGAGCTCAACTCTCTTTATTCACATATTGTCAGTGTTGTCTTTGCTGATGGTAGCCCCAATGGAGGTCCGCGATTGTCCATTGCTAATGGCATTTGGATCGACCAAAGGCTGCCTTTAAAGCCTTCTTTCAAGCAGGTCGTGGATAATGTTTACAAGGCGGCTTCAGAGtatgttgattttcaaaatAAGGTTAGGCCTTATTCTTTCATTCAAATATTAATCTCTCCgcttcaatttgtttgtcttactttttaAGCCTCTAAACGAAGGGAGCCTTAGCGTGGCTGGTAAAGTTGTTATCGTGTGACCAGAGGAGGTCATCAGATCAATCTGTGAAAACAGTTTCTTGCAGAAATGCAAGATACAACTGTGTGAAATAGACTCTTATGGTCTAGCCTTTCACTGTACCACGCGCATCAGGGGAGCTTAGTGCACCGATTTCCCTTTTATAAGCCTCCAAACGTTGTTATGTGAATTTGAGTACAAATGACTGCAATTACTAATATGAAATGTCTAATTCTGTCATTCCATGTTTGTCTTGCCAATTTGATTAAGGCTGCTGAGGTTGCCGATCAAGTCAATCAGTGGACTAAAATGAAGACAAATGGTCTCATCGAAcagattcttgatcgtgatgcaGTGGACAACATGACAAGGCTGATCTTGGCCAATGCACTATATTTCAAAGGTGAATGGAATGAGAAGTTCGATGCTTCAGAAACAAAAGACCACGAGTTCCATCTCCTCGATGGATTGCCTATTCGAGTACCCTTCATGACTAGCAAGAAGAAGCAGTACATAGCAGCATTTAATGGCTTTAAAGTATTGAGGCTTCCTTATAAACAGGGAACAGATACGCGTTGCTTCTCAATGTACTTCATTCTTCCAGATGCACATGATGGATTACCAGCTTTATTTGACAAAATCAGTACAGAACCTGGATTCTTAAATCACCGCGTTCCGTTAAGAAAAGTTAGTGTGGGCAAGTTTCTTATCcctaaattcaaaataactttCGAGTTTGAAGCTTCCGACATTCTAAAGGGACTTGGCCTAACGTTACCTTTCTGCGGTGGTGGTCTCACTGAGATGGTTGATTCCACTTTACCTGAGAATCTATCTGTTTCAAAAGTTTTTCACAAGTCTTTCATTGAGGTAAATGAGGAAGGCACCGAAGCTGCAGCTGTTACCGCTAGTGTAGTAATGACTACGTCTTTTATAATTGAGAAAGAAATCGACTTTGTTGCTGACCATCCATTCCTGTTCCTTATAAGAGACAACACTACTGGTGTTGTGTTGTTCATAGGGAGCGTGCTGAATCCTCTAACTGGTTAATTAGACCATATTGCATGATTATATAAAACTTTGTAAAGGAAAGTTTACAGTTTCCTCACTTGTGTTTCTGTTTGATGAGAGATGCTATGTATCTAAATAACCAGTTTCCTGGTTTGTGTATTATTTTGATGAGATCTTGTACTGTCTTTGGCACCTTATATAATTGACTCTTCTATGCTTAATATGTGCGTGTGTATTTCGATATGATATAGAGTTTAAGCAAAAACTTAAAAGAGTTTACTCTAGATTTGAttctcatttatgtcatttactTGGCTTTTCCTacataatattttcatttacttttaaattGTGAAGGTAATGATCAATAAGCAATTGTTTGATGGAGCTTTCATAATTGTTTAGGTCACTGTATTACTTAATTAGTATAACTTATATGTCAACCCCTGGTGCGACATGCTCTACTTTCCTTCTCCGTGTTATTTTGGTGTTGTTTCCATCTAACAGCAGCTTCTGTTGGTCCCAATCAATCAACATTGTTGACCATATAATAATTGAGTTTTGTTGTGGAAAGTCAGTGCTACGTGTTCCTTCCATTGATTACTTCCTGTGTACTGAATCAATTCAAATGCAAAACCCCACCTGTTAAGTAACAGTATAGTATATAAATTCTTGCAAAGCTTTCAACTTTGTGATCATTCATTCTACTCACTAAGCCTCCTTCTTCCTCTTCATCTTGTTCGTGTGCAAATATAGATCTTCACGAGTCAATCACCAGCCAGACGGATATTTCTTTCATGCTTGCTAAGCATGTTTTCTCCAACGCAGTTAAAGGCGATACAAACCTGATGCTTTCTCCTCTCTCAATTCAAATAGTTCTTGGCCTTATTGCTGCTGGTTCTAATGGACCTACTCAGGATCAGCTTCTCTGTTTCCTCAAGTCCAGATCCATCGATGAGCTCAACTCTCTTTATTCACATATTGCCAGTGTCGTCTTTTCTGATGGCAGCCCCAATGGAGGTCCGCAATTGTCTGTTGCTAATAGTATTTGGATCGACCAAAGGCTGCCTTTAAAGCCTTCTTTCAAGCAGGTTGTGGATAATGTTTACAAGGCTGCTTCAGAGTATGTTGATTTTCAAAACAAGGTTAGGcctttattaatttcatttcattCAAATATTACTCTCTTCgcttcaatttgtttgtcttactttttaAGCATCCAAACGAAGGGAGCCTTGGTGTGGCTGGTAAAGTTGTTGTCATGTGACCAGGAGGTCATCGGATTAAGCTGTGAAAATGCAAGATACAACTGCGTGAAATAGACTTTTATGGTCTAGCCTTTCACTGTACCACGCGCATCAGGGGGAGTTTAGTGCACCGATTTCCTTTTTATAAGCCTCCAAACGTTGTTATGTGATATGAATACAAATGACTGCAATTACTAATATGAAATATCTAATTCTATCATTCCATGTTTGTCTTGCCAATTTGATTAAGGCTGCTGAAGTTGTCAATCAAGTCAACCAGTGGACTAAAATGAAGACAAATGGTCTCATCGAagagattcttgatcgtgatgcaGTGGACAACATGACAAGGCTGATCTTGGCCAATGCACTATATTTCAAAGGTGAATGGAATGAGAAGTTCGATGCTTCAGAAACAAAAGACCACGAGTTCCATCTCCTCGATGGACTGCCTATTCGAGCACCCTTCATGACTAGCAAGAAGAAGCAGTACATAGCAGTATTTAATGGCTTTAAAGTGTTGAGGCTTCCTTATAAACAGGGCACAGATACGCGTTGCTTCTCAATGTACTTCATTCTCCCAGATGCACATGATGGATTACCAGCTTTATTTGACAAAATCAGTACAGAACCTGGATTCTTAACTCACCACGTTCCGTTAAGAAAAGTTAGTGTGGGCAATTTTCTTATCcctaaattcaaaataactttCGAGTTTGAAGCTTCCGACATTCTAAAGGGACTTGGCCTCACGTTACCTTTCTGCGGTGGTGGTCTCACTGAGATGGTTGATTCTACTTTACCTGAGAATCTATCTGTTTCAAAAGTTTTTCACAAGTCCTTCATTGAGGTAAATGAGGAAGGCACCGAAGCTGCAGCTGTTACGGTTACTCTAATAATGCCATTGTCCTTGTTTATTGAGAAGGAAATCGACTTTGTTGCTGATCATCCATTCCTGTTCCTTATAAAAGATGAATCTACTGGTGTCGTATTGTTCCTTGGGAGTGTAATGAATCCTCTAGATGGTTAGCCTACTCAAGCAACGAATAAGAGTGAAGTGGTGACAACACCCCAAACTTGGCGTCCCAGTGCCTAGTACTAATTAAAACACCCCTAGGATTGACTAACGTAATAATTCATGTCAAGTTTGTTTTAAGTTTGAGTTTCGAGAGAACGAATTAAGGCAGCGTGAATTGTCAATCTTTCATAGAGATTTCATTTGTGCTTAATTTGTTTGTTCATTTTGATATGATTCAAagtttgaaagtaataaaaagttttttatatatactatgtttatgaagttaaaGTTTTATTTAAGCATACAAtttggattttaaaattttagtcttgtgatcttaaatatgtcacgtggaaagttgaagttaaagtgctgcaaaaaaagaaaataatcattcttttataaataaactaaaaaagaaagtagatcttttttttttaaacggacGAAGAGGTAACTAAAATTGGGAAATTAAGTAAAGGCGTCGGTTAAAAGCGTAGCTTAAGTATTACTCCACTTTTCATGCATCCAATTATAATCACAAAACACGGTATTAATTAGCACAAACGCTAATCAACTCCTACATAACTAAAATCAAGTAATTAGAGGCGTTTAATTATCAATCCTGCGTATGTTAAAAGCAAATAATTAACCCATAccttaaatttaattaattacagCAGAAAAATAAACAGTAGCGTAAGTATTACGAGCACGTTATTAACACAACGCTAACCAACTCCTTTATAAAGAGTCGTCTCTctcaacttcaatttcattcATCACACAAAAAAAGTTATGGATTTCAGTTCTCAATTCAACTTTATGCATCGCCGCGCATTGCTTCAAAAGCAGAGCCACGTTTCTTCCATGCTCGCAAAGCATTTATTCTTCAACAACTATGGAAAACCCGATTACGATCCGTCTAAAAATGCAAATATGGTGTTTTCTCCACTCTCAATTCAAATGGTTCTCGGCCTTATTGCTTCTGGATCCAGTGGTGCTACATTGGATCAATTGTTgagttttctcaaatttaacTCTGTTGAAGAACTTAACTCTGTTTATGCTCGGGTTATTGCTGATGTTTTAGCCGACGGAAGCCCTGTGGGAGGTCCTCGTTTGTCCGTTGCTAATGGAGCTTGGATTGATCAAACTCTCTCGTTTAAGCATTCTTTCAAACAGGTGATGGACAATGTTTATAAGGCTGCTGCAGCTTCTGTTGATATTCGGTACAAGGTAATTCGTCTTAATCCTTCACtcattagaaaaattaattgcATACACGTAATATTTGATATTATCTGATACTTCTCTCCATACCAAATTTATGAGGCATCTTtcgaattttgaaaaatcaaacaagATTTATAGTACGTTTTAGTTTTTACATAGTCTTTgaatatgtgattttatgtcaAAATTGAAAAGTTTTGACTCTCGATGAGTATTAGCACATTAGAAATGTTGGATATTACGTGATAATACTCCCCTTGGCACCTTTTGTAACAAGTTTTCCTTTACCTCGATTTTTTAACATACCTTGTAAAATGTTTTGAATTGTTAGTTATTGTGATTTAACGTAGTTCTTACGTATATAGTCGGTAATATATTTGTAAAGTTTATGTCAAaagaattaataatttcatgtccaaattcaattaaaattgaaaagtttGACTCTCGAAGTAGAAAGTGGGccacataataaaatattatgagcATGATGGTTTACAGAATATGAACAAATGAACCTAATGTGCATATAGGAGATCTTGTTTATTTCTCTTAATTTCAGTTATATTCTGTTAATAGGCTGCTAATTTTATGTTCTCTGTTTGTTATTAAGGCTGATGAGGTTGCTGCTGAAGTCAATAAGTGGGCTGCAGAGAAAACAAATGGTCTCATCAAACAGATTCTTCCTCCTGGTGTAGTCACTGGCGGGACTCAGCTGATCTTGGCGAATGCACTATATTTCAAAGGAGCCTGGAATGAGAAATTTGATGCTTCAGATACAAAAGACCACGAGTTCCATCTCCTCAATGGAGGATCTGTTCAAGCACCCCTAATGACCAGCCGAAAATGGCAATATGTGAAGGTGTTTAATGGTTTCAAAGTGTTAAAACTTCCTTATAAGCAGGGTGAGGACAAGCGATTTATCAGCATGTATATGTTTCTCCCAGATGCACATGATGGATTACCAGCTTTACTGGAGAAAATTAGTTCAGAACCTGGATGTTTAGATCAACATATTCCGTTAACAAAAGTTAGAGTGCGCAAGTTTCTTATCCCTAAGTTCAATATATCTTTTGGACTTGAAGCTTCTAATGTTCTAAAGGGACTCGGCCTCACATTACCTTTTACTGCCGGTCTCACTGAGATGGTGGGCGAGAATTTGCCTCTGGTAGTTACACATGTTTTTCACAAGTCGTTTATTGAAGTGAACGAGGAAGGTACAGAAGCTGCAGCTGTTACTGTAGCTATGAATACGTTTGGGTGCTCATTGACGATGGTTAAAGAGGAGGAGATAGACTTTGTTGCTGATCATCCCTTCTTGTTCCTTGTGAAAGATGAGACTGCTGGTGCTGTTTTGTTCATGGGGACTCTGTTGAATCCTCTTGTTGTTTAGCATGTTGCTTCACTACTTCCATTCATCAATTTTAGTTAGTTACTTTGATGTTACCTTTATTTTAGTATGAATTTCATATTGTCTCAACTACATAAGCTGTCCCTCAGTTTGTTTGTATTCAAGtttgttcttcatttttctctttGGTTGTCatttgttataacttataagtagTATTTGATTGACTCCCCTGAGTCCTGACCAAGATGGTCAAGCTTGTAAGTCCGATCAAGTTGGACTCACAAGCTTCTAAGCTAGCAAACTTTGAAAATGGAAGTGTACGTGACAACTGACATTTTAGCgtaattaaaaagacaaatttaTATTGTCCTCGGTCCAAAAACATAAtacatgtcatgtttagttttgaGACGAAACTAATGAATAATTCGCATGTATAGTATGCAAGTCAATCCTGCAaaagaatataaattaattaaaaactaagGGTTAGCTTACACTTTAACCCCACAAGCTTTACTTAGGAGTTCGGAGTGAGGTTAAtgtttttttaacaaaaatatgaaggcagatacaaagaaaatactgaatggtatataattattttcttccGGTTAAATACTAACAATTAGCCTATTTACGAATATGAATGATAGTGAGATGGTTGAAAATTCTCATCCTGAATCATaccaaaatgaaaaaggaaCAAATAGTCTAGACTCTAATGATTTCCCTACCTTCATAAAGTCATAGGAGATTGTATATTATTATGATGTCAAAATACTAATCTAATCCACATACCAAATTATcgctttaaaaatataataacttaaagggaaaagggtctgatataccccttaactttgtcatttagagctgatatacccctcgttatgaaagtggctcatatatacccctacttatatacaaatggctcacatatacccttttcctctaacggaaatgaaaaaaattaatttcaggttaaatttttattattttttaaaaaaaatataatcccatatgagtatatttaatcctcctcaaacatatatatttttttaatttttttttttggtttcaatgactaatttagatttattattttgatggtcaaatttatttatgtttcactaatattcttataaaacttattatagaccaaattgttttcttcaaatacaaaaattaaattacaatatagaccaaaaaaataaaattttaaattataatatggccacaaaaaaatagttttaaatttttttctttacactaaggaatgaaagaaaaaaataaaataagaataagaaactcaaataattataataaaagaagtcaaaaaataatttatgtataaaaaagattacaatataccttgaactttgcgagaagaatcatatatacccctaaataatttttaagaaaattaaaagtcaaaaatataaatttaaaactaactttttcacttccgttaaataaaaggtatatgtgagctcattttgtaactgtaggggtatatgtgagccgtttgtataacggtaagggtatatataagccactttcataacgaggggcatatcagctctaaatgacaaagttgaggggtatatcaggcccTTTTCCCTAACTTAAATAATAACACACTAAAATCAACAATATGCATAAATCCATCAACTAGCCCGAACACCACTATTataataatcaaactcaaaTGCTTCGACAAACTAATTTAAACGAAGATAACATTATTCCATTCTAtaaacaattttcttttgtcCTTTTGATAACGTGGTACAAATTCCATACTTCTATGCTAAGTATTGACTTTTAATACTATTTCAATCTTCAAAACGTGTATCTACTGtaccatttcttttttgttgacTCTTTAAATTCTTCACACACAAACTCAAAAATCTCCATAGCAATGGACCTTCAAGAATCAATCAGCAACCAAACAGGCGTATCCTTAACACTAGCCAAGCATGTTTTCTCCACTGAGGTTAAAGGGGACACCAACATGGTCTTCTCCCCTTTGTCGATCCATGTAGTGTTGGGTCTCATAGCAGCGGGTTCAAATGGCCCGACCCGTGACCAATTGCTCAGTTTCCTCAAATCGAAGTCTACTGATGAACTCAACTCTCTTTCTTCTCAGATTGTTGATGTTGTCTTTGCTGATGGAAGCCCTAGTGGTGGGCCTCGCCTTTCGGTTGCTAATAGCGTCTGGGTTGAACAGACTTTGCCTCTTAAGCATTCTTTCAAACAGATTGTGGACAATGTTTATAAGGCTACTTCTTCTTCTGTTGATTTTCAGAAAAAGGTTAGATTTTTAACACCCCATTTgtatttagttattttgtttcaaacATAATTGATTCATTCAGTTAAGAAATGCTTGATGGGATAACTGTTATATGAGGAGATCTGTTGAATTTGGAGTTGTTTATGGGGAAATTTTGATGCTATTCAGCTCCAAGTACTAcctccgttttaatttgtttgtctgttTTAAC
This genomic window contains:
- the LOC125855153 gene encoding serpin-ZX-like, which translates into the protein MDLHESISSQTDISFMLAKHVFSNAVKGHTNLVLSPLSIQIVLGLIAAGSNGPTQDQLLSFLKSKSIDELNSLYSHIVSVVFADGSPNGGPRLSIANGIWIDQRLPLKPSFKQVVDNVYKAASEYVDFQNKAAEVADQVNQWTKMKTNGLIEQILDRDAVDNMTRLILANALYFKGEWNEKFDASETKDHEFHLLDGLPIRVPFMTSKKKQYIAAFNGFKVLRLPYKQGTDTRCFSMYFILPDAHDGLPALFDKISTEPGFLNHRVPLRKVSVGKFLIPKFKITFEFEASDILKGLGLTLPFCGGGLTEMVDSTLPENLSVSKVFHKSFIEVNEEGTEAAAVTASVVMTTSFIIEKEIDFVADHPFLFLIRDNTTGVVLFIGSVLNPLTG
- the LOC125855154 gene encoding serpin-ZX-like gives rise to the protein MLAKHVFSNAVKGDTNLMLSPLSIQIVLGLIAAGSNGPTQDQLLCFLKSRSIDELNSLYSHIASVVFSDGSPNGGPQLSVANSIWIDQRLPLKPSFKQVVDNVYKAASEYVDFQNKAAEVVNQVNQWTKMKTNGLIEEILDRDAVDNMTRLILANALYFKGEWNEKFDASETKDHEFHLLDGLPIRAPFMTSKKKQYIAVFNGFKVLRLPYKQGTDTRCFSMYFILPDAHDGLPALFDKISTEPGFLTHHVPLRKVSVGNFLIPKFKITFEFEASDILKGLGLTLPFCGGGLTEMVDSTLPENLSVSKVFHKSFIEVNEEGTEAAAVTVTLIMPLSLFIEKEIDFVADHPFLFLIKDESTGVVLFLGSVMNPLDG
- the LOC125855385 gene encoding serpin-ZX-like; translated protein: MDFSSQFNFMHRRALLQKQSHVSSMLAKHLFFNNYGKPDYDPSKNANMVFSPLSIQMVLGLIASGSSGATLDQLLSFLKFNSVEELNSVYARVIADVLADGSPVGGPRLSVANGAWIDQTLSFKHSFKQVMDNVYKAAAASVDIRYKADEVAAEVNKWAAEKTNGLIKQILPPGVVTGGTQLILANALYFKGAWNEKFDASDTKDHEFHLLNGGSVQAPLMTSRKWQYVKVFNGFKVLKLPYKQGEDKRFISMYMFLPDAHDGLPALLEKISSEPGCLDQHIPLTKVRVRKFLIPKFNISFGLEASNVLKGLGLTLPFTAGLTEMVGENLPLVVTHVFHKSFIEVNEEGTEAAAVTVAMNTFGCSLTMVKEEEIDFVADHPFLFLVKDETAGAVLFMGTLLNPLVV